ctctataatgtcaaagtgaaattctgtttttagacattttcagaaattaataaaaaattaaaatctgAAAtttcttcagtcaataagtattcaacccatttgtcATGGCAAGCCTAAAAAAGTTCGGGAGTAaatatgtgcttaacaagtcacataataagttgcctggactcactctgtgtacaataatagtgtttaacatgattttttgaattactacctcatctctgtaccccacacatacaattatctgtaaggtccctcaatcgagcagtgaatttcaaacacagattcaaccacaaagaccagggaggttttccaatgtttcgcaaagatgggcacctattggtagatgggtaaaaaaaaaaagaagacattgtatatccctttgagcatggtaaagttattaattacacattggATTAGTCGAAATGATAAGTTATCTGGAAGTGAGCACAACTTAACCTGCTTGGCACTATCCTGCTACTGTACACAAACAACATGGTGGAGACATGCTAAACATTTTAAAGCCTGTTGTACTTCTAACCCTGATATGGCTCACGTGAAACAGGTTTGAGGAAATAGAGGGTTATATTCTTTATGATAACTTTCATAAATAATACATGAATAAACCGGTTATACATAAGTATTACATGATTTGTAAACATTGAGAGCATAAAGATTGAATGAACCCATTATTAGACCAAATATACGCTATGTGAATCATATGATACCCACCCTATGTATCATGTGTGGATGATACAGTGCAGAGAAGACATGATACATACAGATGGATAAATACTGAAATAATCTCATTCTATGCTACTAAAGGTGATGTGAGCCAGGCTCTGTTTTATAAccatactattgtaaagtggttgttccactggatatcataaggtgaatgcaccaatttttaagtcgctctggataagagcgtctgctaaatgacgtaaatgtaaatgtatcaatacacccaatcactacaaagatacaggtgtcctaaCTCAGAaaaggtcaatggtgactttaaaacagttaagaatttaatggctgtaatagaagaaaactgaggatggatcaacaacattgtacttactccacaatactaacctaaatgacagagtgaatgtgtgtaaccttcatttaactaggcaagtcagttaagaacaaattcttatttacaatgacagccaaacccagacgacactgggccagttgtgcgccgccctatgggactcccaatcacggccggatgtgatacagcctggatacgaaccagggactgtagtgacgcctcttgcactgagatgcagtgccttagaccgctgcgccactcgggaaaagaaggaagcttgtacagaatacaaatattccaaaacatgcatcctgtttgcaacaaggcagtaaagtaaaaatgtggcaaagaaattaatttcatgtcctgaatataaagtgtttatgtttggggcaaatccaacacatcacttcatattttcaagcatggtggtggctgcatcatgttatgggtatgtttgtcatcGGCAAGGGCTAGGGagctttttaggataaaaatacacggaatagagctaagcacaggcaaaatcctagaggaaaacctggttcagtctgctttccaacagacactgggagacaaatccacatttcagcagtacaataacctaaaacacaaggccaatatACTCTAGAGTTGCTTCGCAAGACGACATTAAATGTTCTtgagttgcctagttacagtttgtaattaaattggcttgaaaatctatggcaagacttgaaaatgtctgcctagcaatgatcaacaaccaacttgacagagcttgaatgattaaaaaataataatgtgcaaatattgtacaatacaggtgtgcaaagattATGAATCCTTTTTTTAATTCTGGCTGTAAAACaaagcattttagaataagtcaaggggtatgaatactttctgaaggcactgtatatgtggtgtgtgtgtgtgggtgtgggtgggggtgggtgggtggagtccagtgtgtgcatagagtcgGTGAAAAAGAGTTAGTTAAAAAAGGGGTCAATAGGCATAGTGACATTGAGACCTAGGGGGGAAAATGTCTGGATTGGTACAGGTAAACATAAAACATggcaaatatacagtatatacaaactTCAATATAATGAATAATAACAAATAATGCTAATGTTTTTTCTCCCAGCCCTCCCTTAACCCTGAAACAACTGGAAAGTCTGGGAACCAGACGAGGCCTGTGGCTCCTCATGCTGGAGTATGGGGTAATCACTAATTTATTGATTTCGACATTAGAAAGCTCACATCAGTAACATCTTCAAAGTTCAGACCACTCCTTTGTCTCCATGTCATTACCCTCTAACAAGTTGTTGGTTCCCTTATCTCCAGAGAACCCTCCTAGTGGCAAGCAGATGGTGTCTAAGATGCTGGTGATCAAGAAGGTTTCCAAAGAGGACCCAGGATGCACTGCGTTCTCTGCCAGCTTTGCCAGCTCCGGAGCCCCACCCATCAACAGCAGCAAAGCCCTGCCTACCATTGCCGGTTCCACCCACTCTGTCTACAAGAACCTGGTGCCCAAGCCTGCCCTGGTGACCACCAAGCCCCACCAGTGGAAGCCGAGTGGGAGAGACTCCATCAAGCCTGGCCTCCACTTGTCAGGACGAGACTCTGTCTTCACCAGTCCTGTGTCTGCAGCCAAACCCTATGCCTCTGCCACCCAGCTACAAAGCCACAACACCCCCAAAGAGGTGAGGGCAGCTCTGCAGACACCTAACATGCGTGAAAGGGTTcagagtgcatttggaaagtactatttccacattttgttttatgttacagccttattctgaaattgattaaattagcATTCCtgtaacattattttgttgacattttatttgatctgagaaattaagctaattgatcacccactttatatgtacagtgcattcaaaaagtagacattttgttacgttacagccttattctaaaatgtattaaattgttttttcccctcatcaatctacacacaataccccataatgacaaagcaaaaacaggttttaagatttttttgtaaatgtattaaaaataaagaaagtaaatattaATTTACATAAGTAGCCCACCCAGAAAAAAAATCCGTCACTACTTCGCTCTTCTTTTCGTTCCTCTATCTTACTCTATTTCCTTCTCTAAACTTTTGAGGTGCTCCACCAGTGTATagttggtcttccctgtggctcagttggtagagcatgttgtttgcaacaccagcatggtgtttgcaatgccagggttgtgggttcgattcccacggggggccagtatgaaaaaaagaaaaaaatgtatgcattcactactgtaagtcgctctggataagagcgtctgctaaatgactaaaaatgtaaatgtaaaaatgtaaatattcagaccctttactcagtactttcttgaagcacctttggcagcgattatagccttgagtcttcttgggtatgattctacaatcttggcacacctgtagttggggagtttctcccattcctctctgcagttcctctcaagctctgtcaggttgaatggggagcgtcgctgcacagctattttcaggtatctccagagatgtttgatcgggttcaagtccgggctctggctgggccacttaaggacattcagagacttgtcccgaagccactcctgcgttgtcttggcagtgtgcttagggtcgttgtcctgttggaaggtgaaccttcactccagtatgaggtcctgagcgctctggagcaggttttcatcaaggatttctcctttcatctttccctcgatcctgaccagtctcccagtccctgccgctgaaaaccatcccccaaggcatgatgctgccaccatgcttcaccgtaggtatagtgccaggtttcctccataagTGACACCTGGCAcccaagccaaagagttcaatcttggttttatcagactagagaatcttgtttcacgtgttctgagagtccttttggcAAATACCAAGCTCgctgtaatgtgccttttactgaggtgtggcgtccgtcaggccactctaccataaaggcctgattggtggagtgctgcagagattgttgtccttctggaagtttctgcCATcgggtgaccatcgggttcttggtcacctccctgaccaaggcccttttcctctgattgctcagtttgaccaggcggccagctctaggaagagtcttggtgtttccaaacttcttccatttaagaatgatggagaccactgtgttcttggggaccttcaatgctgcagaaatgttatggtacccttccccagatctgtgcggcaacacaatcctgtctcggagctctacggacaattccttcgatctcatggcttggtttttgctctgacatgcactgtcaactgtgggatcttacctagacaggtgtgtgccttttacaaatcatgtccaatgaattgaatgtaccacaggtggactccaagttgtggaaacatctcaaggatgatcaatggaaacaggatgcaccttagctaaatttcgggtctcatagcaaagggtctgaatatttatttaaggtatttcagtttttttatttttatgaaatttgcaaacatttctataaacatgttttctctttgtcattatggggtattgtgtgtatattgttgaGGACAttttatatttaatccattttagaataaggctgtaacgtaacaaaatgtggaaaaagtcaatcaaacaaatgtatttataaatcccttattacatcagctgatgtcacaaagtgctatacagaagcccagcctaaaaccccaaacagcaagtaatgtagATGCACTGTGGCTAGAAAGGCAGTAACCtggaaagaaacctagagaggaaccaggctctgaggggtggccagtcctcttctggctgtgccggtttgagattataacagtacatggccaagatgttcaaacgttcatagatgaccagcagggtcaaataataataatcacagtggttgtagacagtgcaacaggtcagcacctcaggagtaaatgtcagttggcttttcatagccgagcattcagagttagagacagtttgtgcggTGGAGAGAGgtagtcgaaaacagcaggtccgggacaaggtagcacgtccggtgaacaggtcagggttccatagccgcaggcagaacagttgagactggagcagcagcacgaccaggtggattagggacagcaaggagtcatcaggccaggtagtcatgAGGCAAGGTCCCAGTGCTCAGGTCCttcgggagggagagggaaagagagaaggacactggataagacaggagaaatactccagatataacagactgaccctagcccccagacacataaactattgcagcataaatactggaggctgagacaggaggggtcgggagacactgtggccccgtccaacgatacccctggacagggccaaccaggcaggatataaccccacccactttgccaaagcatagcataccactagagggatatcttcaaaccaccacCTTACTACCCTGACTGCAAGGCTGAGTATATCCCACGAAGATCTCCATCACGGTACGAACCCGatgggggcgccaacccagataggaagatcacgtcagtgactaaACCCACTCAAgggatgcacccctcctagggacggcatggaagggcaccagtaagccagtgactcagcccctgtaatagggttagaggcagagagtcCCAATGGAGAGAGGGGAATCGGCCAGGCAGAGAtggcaagggcggttcgtcgctccagtggcTTTCCGTTCACAtttacacccctgggccagactacactcaatcattggacctactgaagagatgagtcttcaataaatacttaaaggttgagaccgagtctgtgtctctcacatggataggcaggccattccataaaaatggagctctataggagaaagccctgcgtccctagaaattctagggacagtaaggaggcctgcgtcttgtgaccgtagcgtacgtgtaggtatgtacggcaggaccaaatcggagagaccggtaggagcaagcccatgtaatgctttgtaggttagcagtaaaaccttgaaatcagccctagccttaacaggaagccagtgtagagaggctagcattggagtaatatgatcacattttttggttctagtcaagattctagcagccgtgtttagcactaactgaagtttatttagtgccttatccgggtagctggaaagtagagcattgcagtagtctaatagTGACAAAAGTAgtagtgacaaaagcatggattcacttttctgcatcatttccggacagaaagtttcagatttttgcaatgttacgtagatggaaaaatgctgtccttgaaatagtcttgatatgtacgtcaaaagagagatcagggtccagagtaacgccgaggtccttcacagttttatttgagacgactgtacaaccatcaagattgtaAGATGAAACATaagatctttgtttcttgggacctagaactagcatctctgttttcatctccacttccttatgtctgaaacacaggcttccaggaatggcaattttggggcttcaccatatttcatcgaaatgtacagctgtgtatcgtccgcatagcagtgaaagttaacattatgtttccgaatggcATCAccaaaaggtaaaatatatagtgaaaacaatagtggtctttaacagaaccttgaggaacaccggaagttacagttgatttgtcagaggacaaaccacccacagagacaaactgatgtctttccgacagataagatctaaaccaggccagaacttgtccgtgtagaccaatttgggttttcaatctctccaaaagaatgtggtgattgatggtgtcaaaagcagcactaaggtctaggaccacgaggacagatgcagagccttggtctttcgccattaaaaggtaatttaccaccttcacgagtgcagtctcagtgctatgatggggtctaaaaccagactgaagatttttgtatacattgtttttcttcaggaaggcagtgagttgctgcgcaacagcttttaaattttttttgagaggaatgggaaatTCGATATAAGCCGATTCGTTTTTTATGTTTTctaggtcaaggtttggctttatCAAGAGTCTTTATTACtggcacttttagtgagtttggtacacatccggtggatagagagccgtttattatgttcaacataggagggccaagcacaggaagcagctctttcagtagtttagttggaatagggtccagtatgcagcttgaatatttagaggccatgactattttcatgaatgtgtcgTTAGGAttaaaaaaacttgagtgtctcccttaatcctaggtcctggcagtgttgtgcagattcaggaaaactgagctttggagaaatatgcagatttaaagaggagtaatttgctttctaatgatcatgatcttttcgtcaaagaagttaaagaatttatcactgctgaagtgaaagccatcctctcttggggaatgctgctttttagttagctttgcgacagtatcaaaaatacacttTGGATTGTtctagggtctgaatactttccgaatgcactgtagcaggCTATACAAATCCAGTCCTGGAGACTGAAAGGGAGAAAAAGTTCACATAACTGTTAGAAGCAAGGGCTAAgcattctcttctctctctacatctgtgttgtctagcagcatcCCTACAGTACGACTCCTCCCATGGACATTGGCCCATCGTCTCGGCTAAAGCTGATGCGGCGCGGACCAGACCGGAAGAGTGACTTCCTGCGGACGCTGAAGGACGAGTGCACCGGAGACCTGACCTCTAGCAGCAGCCCTGCAACTCCTGGACAGGTACATAACACCCCTAAAAAATGTCCAAGTGGGACAGAAAGGCCCTCCAAAACTTTTAAAATCTTACATTTAAACCAAGTGAAGGTAAATTCACAGGCTGACTGAGGAAAATGAACTAGAGGCTCGGAACGTTACATGGTTCAGTTCATATGTCTTTTCTTTGGTGTGAATGACTCCTCAGGGCGAGAGCAGCACCCCAGAGTCCAAAGCCTACAGCCAGGGAGTCTGCCATGAGAATGGcctgtctcactccctctctctcagcaatTCAGACACCGATCACCTGTCTAGCTCCCTAGAGGCAGAACACAGGtaggactgacacacacacacacacacacacacacacacacacacacacaccccccccccattagtCTACTAAGcagtgtttgctgttttcttgtaGATTACTGAAAGCCATGGGCTGGCAGGAATACCCAGAAAATGATGACAGCTTCCTGCCCCTGACAGAGGATGAGCTCAGAGAGTTCCAGACTAAAACTGAACAGGTACGAGTTTGTGGCAGTCTTGCAATATCATCAATATGTTATGTGCATCTTCAATGACAGACTGTTATAAACTTCATAGGAAGTGGCATGTGGTTGTACAGAATGAAAACGGGGTGTTTAGGTAACCcaagccctgtttatacctggtgctaagatgcatcctttgtcctgattttgcccacattctgattgtgccatCATTTTTAGATGGGTGTAGAATACCCAATCAAAAGACATTGTGAACTGATTGTAATAAGATCTTTCTGACTCCCTCCGGAGGTAGTCAGGCACGGAATGTATCTGGATATCTTACAAGTGTAAAAAGATCTGGATGGTGAAACCATTTGAATCATCATTATAGTGCCCAgttgccttcctcctggctactccaaccccagccaacagctcccccccccccctcgcagCTACTCGCccaggcctccccagcttctccttcacccaaatccagatagcagatgttctgaaagagctgcaaaacctggatccgtacaaatcagctgggcaagacaatctggaccctctctttctaaaactatccgccaccattgttgcaacccctattaccagccggTTCAAcctcttttgtatcgtccgagatccctaaagattagaaagctgccgcggtcatccccctcttcaaagggggtgacaccctagacccaaactgttacagacctatttccatcctgccctgcctatctaaagtcttcgaaagccaagatcactgaccattttgaatcccaccgtaccttctccactgtgcaatccggtttccgagccggtcacgggtgcacctcagccacgctcaaggtactaaacgatatcataaccgccatcgataaaagacagtactgtgtagccgccttcatcgacctggccaaggcttttgactctgtcaatcagcgtattcttatcagcagactcattagccttggtttttctaatgactgcctcacctggttcaccaactactttgcagacagagttcagtgtgtcaaatcggagggcatgttgtccggacctctagcagtctctatgggggtgccacagggttcaattctcaggtcgactctcttctctgaacatcaatgatgtcgctcttgctgcgggcgattccctgatccacctctacgcagacgacactattctgtatacttctggcccttccttggacactgtgctaactaacctccaaacgagcttcaacgccatacaacactccttccgtggcctccaactgctcttaaacgctagtaaaaccaaatgcatgcttttcaaccgttcgctgcccgcccgactagcatcactaccctggacggttccgacctagaatatgtggacaactttaaatacctaggtgtctggttagactgtaaactctccttccagactcatattaaacatctccaaaatcaaatctagaatcggctttctatttcgcaacaaagcctccttcactcacgccgccaaacttaccctagtaaaactgactatcctaccgatcctcgacttcggcgatgtcatctacaaaatagcttccattactctactcagcaaactggatgcagtctatcacagtgctatccgttttgttaccaaatcaccttataccacccaccactgcgacctgtatgctctagtcggctggccctcgctacatattcgtcgacagacccactggctccaggtcatctaaaagtctatgctaggtaaagctccgccttatctcagttcactggccacaataacaacacccacccgtagcacacgttccagcaggtatatctcactgatcacccccaaagccaacacctcatttggctgcctttccttccagttctctgctgccagtgactggaacaaattgcaaaaatcgctgaagttggagacttttatttccctcaccaactttaaaacatcagctacctgagctgctaaccgatcgctgcagctgtacatagtccatctgtaaattgcccacccaatctaccttcctcatccccatactgtttttattttatttacttttctgctcttttgcacactagtatttctacttgcacatcatcatatgctaatttatcactccagtgttaatctgctaaattgtaattatttgctcctattgcctatttattgcctacctccttttgcacacactgtatatagactttctttttttctactgtgtcattgacttgtttattgtttactccatgtgtaactctgtgttgttgtctgtgtcacactactttgctttatcttggccaggtcgcagttgtaaatgagaacttgttctcaactagcctacctggttaaataaaggtaaaaaaaaaaaaagtaagttAAATGATTGACAAGACAGACTCGAGGCATAAATAATTGTCTAATTTTATGATatataaaatattattttgaaacaaTCTCTCAAATACTTTTTATACATGGAGTGACCAGGAAATCTGGCCACAGTGGACGGATAagacacattttaataccatgtgtAAACGTAACAGAACTTGATCAGATAGTGAAACCACATGTTAGCGCAAGGTGTAAAAAAGGCTCCTGTGTATGTGTTGTAGCCAACACTCCCATGCCGTATGGAAGAGTTGTCTAAAGCACATAGCATGAGAACCAGGTTAGTGTCTAGGTTCTTGTTTTGACTCAGGTGGTTCTTGTTCTTCCCAGCTGAAGAGAAACGGGGTCCTCCACCGGGGCGCACGAGGCGTCACCCTCCACTTCACCCCCTGGAGGTGTGTGGCTGAGGCCCACCTAGAAGATGACGAGGGCTCAGAGTCtgaaaccagcagcagcagccagacCTCAGACGACGATGACGTCGGCGACTGCATCAAAACCTGACGAAGTGGCTTTACGAAacaaacccaacacacacacacacacacacccctcttgtCTTCGTTTTCAGAACACCTGTTTCGACTTGATCTTGCACAAGCTAAAACCAATCACATCCTAGTGGAGGGGGAAGTTTCAGCTTCCCCATGCGGAGGTCTTTTTCCCTGCGTTGCCTCCTTCACTGCAcctcctccactcttcccttcctcctcgcTTTGTGGAACTGAGTGTTCGTCAAGAAAAGGGCAATGCACATCCGATTCTGCTTTAAACAGACTAACTCATCTCAGTGACACTGACGACATTAATGATATTAATAAAATTGGTTCCTGACATGGTGAGATGTTTCAATACGAATCCGGCCTTGCTTGGTGTTATGTGTTCTGATTGTTGTTTCAATTAACAAGTTGTTGGATTGTGTTAATGGTCAATCGCATCACATGGATTCAGTCACACATAGATATACTAACCCTTTTTTCAGTACAGTGTTAACCATGCTGCTTAGAGTACACAAACCTTCTAGGGGTCAAATCTGACCCAATGCCTGTGAGACTCCTATGTTTCCCAGTTTCTCACCTGTCCCATAAATCAAATGTGAAAAATGGAACAAACCATGCAGACTGCGATTACCACTAAAACAGATGTAGTGCTCTATTCACTATCGCAGGAGCGTTATAGATTGCACACTAGAAATGTAAAGGTAGTTTCTGATTGAGCTGTCAttcagcgtttaccgtgaatgcagtctacTAACGAGAGAACATTGCCTTTTACATGTCAAATCACGCTGTAACACTGAATTTTCCTACATGATCCACCTC
Above is a window of Salmo salar chromosome ssa03, Ssal_v3.1, whole genome shotgun sequence DNA encoding:
- the LOC106600403 gene encoding vasculin-like protein 1 isoform X2: MAQHDFVPAWLNFSTPQPAKSPAASLEKHGNPHHHRDSRAAVSRRRHNSSDGFFNNGPLHAPAGDGWQQPSLLLRHDSVDSGVAKGGHGGLAGVPCWKEAPPTWHGAPRGVQDGHHHQGRHTKRTGPGGGDRDRQGGHRQRNGNFHPRKGTPGAPYQDKFPNEEHSGEDKLKFVEEDFPSLNPETTGKSGNQTRPVAPHAGVWENPPSGKQMVSKMLVIKKVSKEDPGCTAFSASFASSGAPPINSSKALPTIAGSTHSVYKNLVPKPALVTTKPHQWKPSGRDSIKPGLHLSGRDSVFTSPVSAAKPYASATQLQSHNTPKEHPYSTTPPMDIGPSSRLKLMRRGPDRKSDFLRTLKDECTGDLTSSSSPATPGQGESSTPESKAYSQGVCHENGLSHSLSLSNSDTDHLSSSLEAEHRLLKAMGWQEYPENDDSFLPLTEDELREFQTKTEQLKRNGVLHRGARGVTLHFTPWRCVAEAHLEDDEGSESETSSSSQTSDDDDVGDCIKT
- the LOC106600403 gene encoding vasculin-like protein 1 isoform X1, with translation MAQHDFVPAWLNFSTPQPAKSPAASLEKHGNPHHHRDSRAAVSRRRHNSSDGFFNNGPLHAPAGDGWQQPSLLLRHDSVDSGVAKGGHGGLAGVPCWKEAPPTWHGAPRGVQDGHHHQGRHTKRTGPGGGDRDRQGGHRQRNGNFHPRKGTPGAPYQDKFPNEEHSGEDKLKFVEEDFPSLNPETTGKSGNQTRPVAPHAGVWENPPSGKQMVSKMLVIKKVSKEDPGCTAFSASFASSGAPPINSSKALPTIAGSTHSVYKNLVPKPALVTTKPHQWKPSGRDSIKPGLHLSGRDSVFTSPVSAAKPYASATQLQSHNTPKEQHPYSTTPPMDIGPSSRLKLMRRGPDRKSDFLRTLKDECTGDLTSSSSPATPGQGESSTPESKAYSQGVCHENGLSHSLSLSNSDTDHLSSSLEAEHRLLKAMGWQEYPENDDSFLPLTEDELREFQTKTEQLKRNGVLHRGARGVTLHFTPWRCVAEAHLEDDEGSESETSSSSQTSDDDDVGDCIKT